The Ruminococcaceae bacterium BL-4 region CCCACTCACATACATGGTAACTTTGGTTATCTGCACGGGAAAACCAATCATATACGTCCACTCTTCATCACCAAAATGGAGGTTTCCCAAAAACACGGAATCCTCCCCGATTCCGTTCTGATAGATATTCAGTATCGCCGAAGGAGAATAATGTGACGGAACACTCTGAGGCTTATCCAAGCTTTGAATCTCGTTTCCGTTAGCATCAATGATTTGAATCCACAGGTTGTTTTCCTGCAACAGCTTGAGACCTGATTGCTTGATTTGGGGCCTATCGCCGGTTACAATGATATATTCGGAAAAATCATTTGTAAAATCAATCGGCCATTTGCTAAATTCAACATGACCGTCCGGCTTTTGTATGGTTATATTATAAACGACCATGCCAACCCCCGCCGCTAGCGTTCCAATGAGCAAAATAAAGAAAATAACGTAAATATGAAGTGATGACTTATATCTTGACCGTTTCATTTAGCTATCCCTTTTCACAAGTCTGTATCCAAGCCCCTTCACTGTTTGAAGCAGTTTGGGGTTCGTCGGATCATCCTCAATTTTCTCCCGGATATGACGAATATGAACCATAACGGTATTGCCGCAGCCGACGCTGTCCTCTCCCCAGACCTGTTCGTATAGGCGCTCCTTGCTGATGATCTTGTTTGGATTTTCAGCAAGATAGCGAAGCAGTCCAAACTCTCTCGCAGTAAATTCAAGCTCAATGTCGTTTTTAAATACACGACAGCCATCAGTGTCGATTTTCAGATTATTTGAAATTATCTGCTGTTTTACGTTATTTTTATTCGAGCAATCATATTGCTGCCTGCGCAGCTGTGCCTTTATCCGAAATACAATCTCCCTCGGGCTGAAAGGCTTCGTTATATAATCATCGCCGCCGCTGCTTAAGCCCAATATTTTGTCTATATCATCATTTTTGGAAGACAGAAACATGATCGGACAATATGAAAACTCCCGGATTTTTTTACATACCTCTATTCCGTCAATATCGGGAAGCATGATGTCCAAAACAATCGCATCCGGCTGGTGCCTTTTGCATAGATAGATCGCTTCCTGTCCACTCGAGGCTTTAAGAATATTTTTGAATCCATCCTTTTTAAGCACTTTCTCAAGCAAATCACCTATATCCTTTTCATCATCCACAAGCAGGATCTTTTTTTCAAGCAAATTTTCGTAAATTTCATTTTGTCCAAGC contains the following coding sequences:
- the yvrH gene encoding two-component sensor histidine kinase YvrG [cell wall processes and sublancin production and immunity (YvrG)] (Evidence 2a : Function from experimental evidences in other organisms; PubMedId : 11717295, 16306698, 25879813; Product type r : regulator), with the translated sequence MLGQNEIYENLLEKKILLVDDEKDIGDLLEKVLKKDGFKNILKASSGQEAIYLCKRHQPDAIVLDIMLPDIDGIEVCKKIREFSYCPIMFLSSKNDDIDKILGLSSGGDDYITKPFSPREIVFRIKAQLRRQQYDCSNKNNVKQQIISNNLKIDTDGCRVFKNDIELEFTAREFGLLRYLAENPNKIISKERLYEQVWGEDSVGCGNTVMVHIRHIREKIEDDPTNPKLLQTVKGLGYRLVKRDS